Proteins encoded by one window of Paenibacillus urinalis:
- a CDS encoding non-ribosomal peptide synthetase, with the protein MIIKLSSLNFMPDQERRRLLHDFNDTVADYPREMTIHSLFERQVQKSGSRIALKFEEQQLTYDQLNSRAEELAEVLRSRQIKPNQIVGILCPRTMDMVISILAVLKAGGAYMPIDTEYPADRISYMLEDSGAVLCIAQDHSLVPEGMDIPVVNPKESPILSSYDQTCVQHYMSAPSDLAYIIYTSGSTGKPKGVMIEHRNVVRLLFNDRNLFDFAEKDVWTLFHSFCFDFSVWEMYGALLYGGTLVIVPPAVSREPAKFLNLLQVEKVTVLNQTPTAFYQLAKLALTVQESSLKVRTVIFGGEALQPAMLADFQQQFPNTKLINMYGITETTVHVTYKEIGMKEINNRVSNIGKPIPTLQIYILDDKRELVPIGVEGEIYVAGDGVARGYINLPELTEARFVTLPFLPGVRVYRTGDLARWSMDGELEYLGRMDHQVKIRGYRIELGEIESRLLQIEGIQHAVVTVKKDRFNEDKLCAYYVSERSQQAGELRKQLSLHLPQYMLPAHFFHMPEIPMTINNKVDVKRLPTPGAVSELNQTDRLVLPESPIEENMLRIWQELLHQANMGVDSNYFELGGDSIRAIELISMMNKELGTSMEIIDLYRYPTIRSLVRNGHLTNSMDEEKRKMEVKLIEQKKEWIESPQYRSFLPQHVLDLFPMSDIQQGMVFHYIQHQGEGVYHDQFIYRINGLRITASMLHEVMNELAGRHPMLRTGFNISDFPEPVQYICEHIDFEVKEVQLISSDVESEITAYLRKDREHPFDINQAPLWRIVLFTSNEETYIGWIFHHAILDGWSVAVFISELLNLCGMLREEEVIA; encoded by the coding sequence TTGATTATCAAACTGTCTAGCTTGAATTTCATGCCCGATCAGGAGAGGCGAAGACTTCTTCATGATTTTAACGACACGGTTGCTGATTACCCCAGGGAGATGACGATTCACAGCTTGTTTGAGCGACAAGTACAAAAGTCCGGAAGCCGAATCGCTTTGAAATTTGAAGAGCAGCAATTGACCTACGATCAGCTCAATAGTAGAGCAGAAGAGCTGGCAGAGGTCCTTCGTTCAAGGCAGATAAAGCCAAACCAGATTGTAGGCATCCTCTGTCCAAGAACAATGGACATGGTCATTTCAATTCTCGCTGTATTAAAAGCGGGCGGTGCTTATATGCCGATTGACACGGAGTATCCAGCAGATCGGATCAGTTACATGCTGGAGGACAGCGGAGCCGTGCTGTGCATCGCTCAGGATCATTCGCTAGTTCCAGAAGGAATGGATATCCCGGTCGTGAATCCAAAGGAGTCTCCGATCTTGTCAAGTTATGATCAGACTTGCGTCCAACATTATATGAGTGCACCTTCTGATCTTGCTTATATCATCTATACTTCAGGCTCTACAGGGAAACCAAAGGGAGTAATGATAGAGCATCGCAATGTCGTACGACTTCTGTTTAATGATAGAAACTTATTTGACTTTGCTGAGAAGGATGTTTGGACTTTATTCCATTCGTTCTGCTTTGATTTTTCGGTATGGGAAATGTACGGAGCCTTGTTATATGGAGGCACGCTGGTGATTGTTCCGCCAGCTGTGTCCCGGGAGCCGGCTAAATTTCTTAATCTGCTGCAAGTAGAGAAGGTAACCGTGCTTAACCAGACACCCACTGCATTTTATCAGTTGGCTAAGCTTGCATTAACGGTTCAGGAGAGCAGCCTTAAAGTTCGAACGGTTATTTTTGGGGGTGAGGCGCTTCAGCCCGCGATGTTAGCAGATTTTCAGCAACAATTCCCGAATACCAAGCTTATTAATATGTATGGTATTACGGAGACCACAGTTCATGTGACATATAAAGAGATTGGCATGAAGGAAATAAACAATCGTGTCAGTAACATTGGGAAACCCATTCCTACCCTTCAAATTTATATACTAGATGATAAACGTGAACTTGTACCTATTGGTGTAGAGGGCGAGATTTATGTTGCAGGAGATGGAGTTGCCAGGGGATATATTAATCTGCCGGAACTCACGGAAGCGCGTTTCGTAACATTGCCTTTTCTTCCAGGTGTACGCGTGTATCGGACAGGAGATCTGGCCCGTTGGAGTATGGATGGTGAGCTCGAGTATCTTGGCCGTATGGATCATCAAGTGAAGATTAGAGGCTACCGGATAGAATTAGGTGAAATCGAATCTAGATTATTACAAATTGAAGGGATTCAACATGCAGTGGTAACTGTCAAAAAGGATCGCTTCAATGAAGATAAATTGTGTGCCTATTACGTATCTGAACGCTCTCAACAAGCAGGGGAGCTAAGAAAACAATTGTCACTGCATCTTCCGCAGTATATGCTACCGGCTCACTTTTTCCACATGCCAGAGATTCCGATGACGATTAACAATAAAGTGGATGTAAAGCGGCTTCCGACACCTGGAGCCGTCTCTGAGTTGAATCAAACTGATCGTCTCGTTTTGCCAGAGTCTCCTATAGAGGAGAATATGCTTCGTATTTGGCAGGAGCTTCTTCATCAAGCCAATATGGGGGTAGACAGCAACTATTTCGAATTAGGCGGGGATTCCATCAGAGCCATTGAGTTGATCAGCATGATGAATAAAGAGCTGGGGACGAGTATGGAAATTATTGATCTATACAGGTATCCAACGATTCGAAGCCTGGTTCGGAACGGTCATCTCACGAATTCTATGGATGAAGAGAAAAGAAAAATGGAAGTAAAGCTGATCGAACAAAAAAAGGAATGGATAGAAAGTCCTCAGTACCGTTCTTTTCTTCCGCAGCACGTTCTGGATTTGTTTCCGATGAGTGACATTCAACAAGGCATGGTCTTTCACTACATACAGCATCAAGGCGAAGGGGTGTATCACGACCAATTTATATACCGTATTAATGGGCTTCGAATAACAGCCTCCATGCTTCATGAGGTTATGAATGAACTAGCCGGCAGACATCCTATGCTGCGTACGGGGTTTAATATCTCAGATTTTCCAGAGCCTGTTCAATATATATGTGAGCACATCGATTTCGAAGTGAAGGAGGTTCAACTCATCTCCTCCGACGTGGAATCAGAAATTACAGCTTATCTCAGAAAAGATCGTGAACACCCCTTTGATATAAATCAAGCACCTCTGTGGAGAATCGTGCTATTCACTTCTAATGAGGAAACATATATTGGCTGGATCTTTCATCATGCGATACTCGATGGCTGGAGCGTAGCCGTTTTTATATCAGAGCTGTTAAATTTATGTGGCATGTTGAGGGAGGAAGAAGTCATTGCTTAG
- a CDS encoding condensation domain-containing protein — MMFNHLLEDRIRQLHTLSNVKVSLFNEQKSLAYSNESRLNRASATLQRGEHFTYSKPTVKMKEKLKGTSENNSSLLIGKPLTWNESDPHTLVEAFNQTVLRYPDKKIHYYLNNDERIASNYAELSQQAERMLGGLIAQGLRPGDKVIFQIERIDHFVILFWSCVMGGFLPAPMKNTLQLSANHAERIKFEKVRSLLESPLIVTDQPIHRANEKIISTNDLLQSNPSSYRHPANAEDYAMFLFTSGTTGIPKCVSYRHSNILSNIIGIQRHLHLTENEITLNWMPLYHAGGLLTNHILGTVIGSEQILSPVERFLSRPAVWLEDMSLHQVTFSWAPNFGYDQINQLNGEAIDQQWDFTSVKILLNVGQPISVLTAKKFLRKLAPFGLSNNSIIPAYGMSEFSGSLCFGRHLDDSPSTGVYFVRKDSLDDHLIFDEGKDSNESVAFVEIGQVIPGVQLRISDPSGAELGEKTVGRIQLKGSTIIDHYFKNEAATKEAFTDDGWFETGDLGFVKNGSLILTGREKDVLIINAKNVYNFEVEAVMEQVEGIVHGYVAAAGVSGGENGNDHLLLFFSPIHNEPDYCILIIQKLRGLISRQFGVHPRYVIPVRSESFHRTPTGKIQRRLLVNDLMEGSYDELLSELDCLMEKRVQKNRLLGDSKFNRSPIEYSNVQEEIKMTADNIEQNILICVYYSSDEATSSECALYSSIREILKEYNLTASEIEVYQIQESQAERDNNSEEKAAFLTDCFCKILDLNELSEQEDFFQLGGDSLKMSKLITMIYRRYSIQITAEQFFEQATVAGLLEMLNDAEEQTEFLTIPVRSRNSNRLPLTLKQKSQWFLHMMVPDSPFYTSTFSIRFQGDIQYDKLYGCLAALFERHEALRVRFGVADNSPYQYIEDSVQPYVQFVDLKEWDEVERELHRNTFIKNEANRRFDLLSDPCIRLTLLANSLVDHTLVISMHHIMSDGWSVEIFTNELIQLYLQEELEEQTATATYSDYILWQSDLENTSTSFLYSKAEYWKEQIEGTKGSLQVPPDALLTETSTFAGDTLEKAVGPRMTKLVYEKVAHTNTTLFMLLFATYSYLIHRFSGQAELPITTVMANRSRPDTEKLIGFLANTVVLKVEISDEMTFDELLDQVKNTALGAYQHQDVPLEMVLNNISGREAGSLRSPLQVMFTLQNEFTHQYSLGQTSAYMTIETGNTAKYDLIMHVYEESDVLKLRMEYNTDLYRRETIERLLDYYTTILEGVVDYQTV, encoded by the coding sequence ATGATGTTTAACCATTTGCTTGAAGATCGCATTCGACAGCTTCATACGCTATCCAATGTTAAGGTATCTCTCTTTAATGAACAAAAAAGTTTGGCGTATTCAAACGAATCCCGTCTTAACCGTGCCTCTGCCACACTACAGAGGGGAGAACATTTTACATATTCAAAACCGACAGTAAAAATGAAGGAGAAACTTAAAGGAACGAGTGAAAATAACTCTTCTCTACTTATAGGGAAGCCGTTAACTTGGAATGAAAGTGACCCCCATACATTAGTAGAGGCTTTTAATCAGACGGTTCTAAGATATCCTGACAAGAAAATTCATTACTATCTAAATAATGATGAGCGCATTGCATCCAATTACGCTGAGTTGTCACAGCAGGCCGAACGAATGCTTGGCGGACTTATCGCGCAAGGGCTTAGACCGGGTGATAAAGTCATTTTTCAAATCGAAAGAATTGATCATTTTGTTATCCTCTTCTGGAGCTGTGTCATGGGCGGATTTCTCCCTGCACCTATGAAGAACACATTGCAGCTCTCAGCGAATCACGCAGAAAGAATAAAATTTGAGAAGGTACGAAGCCTCCTCGAATCTCCACTTATCGTAACCGATCAACCAATACATCGTGCCAATGAAAAAATAATATCAACAAACGATTTGCTGCAATCCAATCCTTCTTCATATCGTCATCCAGCGAATGCCGAGGACTATGCTATGTTCCTATTCACCTCGGGTACAACCGGCATTCCAAAGTGTGTATCATACAGACACTCGAATATACTGTCCAACATTATAGGTATTCAGCGTCATTTACATTTAACGGAGAATGAGATCACGCTGAATTGGATGCCTCTATATCATGCAGGTGGGCTTCTAACCAACCACATTCTGGGTACCGTGATCGGTAGTGAACAAATTTTAAGTCCTGTTGAGAGGTTTCTATCGCGGCCGGCTGTATGGCTGGAAGATATGAGTTTGCACCAAGTAACCTTTTCTTGGGCTCCTAATTTTGGATACGATCAGATCAATCAACTAAATGGAGAAGCGATCGATCAGCAGTGGGATTTTACTTCCGTTAAGATTCTTTTAAATGTAGGTCAGCCCATTTCCGTGTTGACAGCGAAAAAGTTTTTGAGAAAACTAGCTCCTTTTGGATTAAGTAATAACAGCATTATACCTGCCTATGGAATGTCCGAATTTTCAGGAAGCTTATGTTTTGGGAGGCATTTAGATGACTCTCCGTCAACGGGCGTATATTTTGTGCGCAAGGACAGCCTGGATGACCATTTGATATTTGATGAAGGCAAGGATAGCAATGAGTCAGTAGCTTTTGTAGAGATAGGACAAGTCATTCCAGGTGTACAGCTTCGCATCTCCGATCCGAGTGGCGCTGAGCTTGGCGAAAAAACAGTGGGAAGAATTCAACTCAAAGGAAGTACGATCATTGACCATTATTTCAAGAATGAAGCAGCGACGAAGGAAGCTTTTACAGATGATGGATGGTTTGAAACGGGTGATTTAGGCTTTGTAAAAAACGGAAGTCTCATTCTAACGGGCAGAGAGAAAGATGTTCTTATTATCAATGCCAAGAATGTTTATAACTTTGAAGTTGAAGCGGTGATGGAGCAAGTCGAAGGAATCGTTCATGGTTATGTTGCTGCTGCCGGCGTGTCTGGCGGAGAGAATGGGAATGATCATTTATTGCTGTTCTTTAGTCCAATACACAATGAACCCGATTACTGCATTCTAATTATACAAAAATTGAGAGGGCTTATTTCTCGACAGTTTGGAGTTCATCCGAGATATGTAATTCCAGTCAGGAGTGAAAGCTTTCACCGTACGCCTACGGGAAAAATTCAGAGGCGGCTGCTTGTGAATGATCTAATGGAAGGTAGTTATGATGAGCTTCTAAGTGAATTGGATTGTCTAATGGAGAAACGTGTGCAGAAGAATAGACTACTCGGAGATTCTAAATTTAATAGAAGTCCAATAGAGTATTCAAATGTTCAAGAAGAAATTAAAATGACTGCGGATAACATCGAACAAAATATACTAATCTGCGTATATTATTCCTCAGATGAAGCAACAAGCTCGGAATGTGCGCTATATTCAAGCATTAGAGAAATATTGAAAGAGTACAATCTTACAGCGAGTGAAATAGAAGTCTACCAAATTCAAGAATCACAAGCGGAAAGGGATAACAATTCCGAAGAAAAGGCTGCCTTTCTGACGGACTGCTTCTGTAAGATTCTAGATTTGAATGAGCTGTCCGAGCAGGAGGATTTTTTTCAGCTAGGTGGCGATTCACTTAAAATGTCCAAGCTAATTACGATGATATATAGACGATATTCTATTCAGATTACAGCGGAACAATTCTTTGAACAGGCAACGGTAGCTGGCTTATTAGAAATGTTAAATGACGCAGAGGAGCAGACGGAGTTCCTAACGATCCCTGTTCGATCACGGAACAGCAACAGGCTGCCCTTGACGCTTAAACAGAAGAGTCAATGGTTCCTGCACATGATGGTTCCAGACAGCCCGTTCTATACATCCACCTTCTCTATCCGGTTTCAAGGTGACATTCAATATGACAAGCTCTATGGATGCTTGGCTGCTTTGTTTGAGCGCCATGAAGCACTGCGAGTTAGATTCGGGGTAGCAGACAACAGCCCTTATCAATATATTGAGGACAGCGTCCAGCCTTACGTTCAATTTGTTGATTTGAAAGAGTGGGACGAGGTAGAACGAGAGCTGCACCGCAATACATTTATTAAGAATGAGGCGAACAGACGCTTTGATCTTTTAAGTGACCCTTGCATTCGCTTAACACTATTGGCAAATAGTCTAGTAGATCATACGCTGGTTATTTCCATGCACCATATTATGTCAGACGGGTGGTCTGTTGAAATTTTTACGAATGAGCTTATTCAGCTTTATTTACAAGAAGAACTAGAGGAACAGACGGCGACGGCGACTTACTCTGATTACATCTTATGGCAGTCCGACCTAGAGAACACGTCTACCTCATTTTTATATAGTAAAGCAGAATATTGGAAAGAACAGATTGAAGGAACAAAAGGATCCTTGCAGGTGCCTCCTGATGCCCTACTCACTGAAACCTCCACATTTGCTGGAGATACGCTGGAAAAGGCAGTAGGCCCTCGTATGACCAAACTGGTTTACGAGAAAGTAGCTCATACGAATACGACTCTGTTTATGCTCTTGTTCGCGACATACTCTTATCTAATTCACCGTTTCTCAGGACAAGCCGAACTGCCGATTACGACTGTCATGGCCAATCGAAGCAGGCCAGATACCGAGAAACTCATCGGTTTTCTAGCCAATACGGTCGTCTTGAAGGTAGAGATCTCGGATGAGATGACTTTTGACGAATTATTGGATCAAGTGAAAAACACAGCTCTTGGAGCTTATCAACACCAAGATGTTCCCTTGGAAATGGTACTGAACAACATTTCAGGGAGAGAAGCAGGATCACTTCGTTCTCCCCTTCAAGTGATGTTCACGCTGCAGAATGAATTTACTCATCAATATTCGTTAGGTCAGACGTCAGCTTATATGACAATTGAAACCGGCAATACAGCCAAATATGACCTAATTATGCATGTGTATGAGGAGTCTGACGTGCTTAAGCTACGAATGGAATATAATACGGATTTATACCGAAGAGAGACGATTGAGAGATTACTGGATTATTACACGACAATACTGGAAGGGGTTGTTGATTATCAAACTGTCTAG
- the pabB gene encoding aminodeoxychorismate synthase component I → MMIKEDSPYIILDFVSEEEGRQRKVFTNPIEIIEARDISEIRAALERVEQYTKEGYYAAGYVSYEAAPAFDSAFEVHQNTVLPLLWFGIFDQVHNDEIHFECEAFEVSEWSPTIEEHTYKDHIRQIHQAIRRGDTYQVNYTMRLRSKFEGNPYNFYTRLCLAQQADYSAMVHMGDYSILSASPELFFKKKGRQIETRPMKGTVRRGVTLEEDEILSEWLRNSEKNRAENVMITDLLRNDLGVIAEPGSVEVPHLFNIEKYYTLFQMTSTVTANIKEEAGLFDTFKALFPCGSITGAPKISTMHLIQELENTPREIYCGSIGIINPDGSAVFNVAIRTVWIDHCTNIAEYGVGGGITWDSTAEEEYQEARTKALLLTEVRPEFQLLESIRLENGRFDLLEPHLERMKKSAAYFEFEGNWVSIRQALLQHSIQYRDGIWKVRMLLSKDGSFHICNEALYEIQGPMEAILAQFPVSSASRFLYHKTTYRAIYNDHYENRGQVYDVLLWNEKRELTEFTTGNVVLEINNTKFTPPTHCGLLAGTLRNELIQSGLLVERVLTIRDMIEASQIWLINSVRGWISIDIAQESLDQVIHELNFTLN, encoded by the coding sequence ATGATGATAAAAGAGGACAGTCCCTATATCATTTTGGATTTTGTGAGTGAAGAGGAGGGTAGACAGCGCAAGGTTTTTACTAATCCCATAGAAATTATTGAGGCAAGGGATATTTCAGAAATTAGAGCAGCTCTTGAGAGAGTCGAGCAGTACACAAAAGAGGGTTATTATGCAGCTGGTTATGTTTCTTATGAGGCCGCACCGGCATTCGATTCAGCGTTTGAGGTTCATCAGAATACCGTTTTACCTCTTCTCTGGTTTGGAATTTTTGATCAGGTTCATAACGACGAAATTCACTTTGAATGTGAAGCGTTTGAGGTATCAGAATGGAGTCCTACGATCGAGGAACACACATATAAAGATCACATACGTCAAATTCATCAAGCGATACGAAGAGGAGATACATATCAAGTTAACTATACCATGCGGCTTCGTTCCAAGTTTGAAGGGAATCCCTATAACTTCTACACAAGATTGTGTCTTGCTCAGCAAGCTGATTATTCGGCAATGGTGCATATGGGAGATTATAGTATATTAAGCGCCTCTCCAGAGTTATTCTTCAAGAAAAAAGGCAGACAGATTGAAACTCGCCCGATGAAAGGAACTGTTAGACGCGGCGTTACATTGGAAGAGGATGAGATTCTATCTGAATGGTTACGGAATTCGGAGAAGAATCGAGCAGAAAATGTCATGATTACAGATCTGCTGAGAAATGACCTTGGAGTGATTGCTGAGCCAGGAAGTGTAGAGGTACCCCATTTATTTAATATTGAAAAGTACTATACCTTGTTTCAAATGACCTCCACTGTAACTGCTAATATTAAAGAGGAGGCCGGTCTATTCGATACATTTAAAGCCTTGTTCCCGTGCGGTTCCATTACGGGTGCACCCAAAATTAGCACGATGCACCTTATACAGGAGCTGGAGAATACGCCTAGAGAAATATACTGTGGTTCCATTGGTATCATCAATCCAGATGGATCAGCTGTATTTAATGTAGCTATCAGGACGGTTTGGATAGATCATTGCACAAATATAGCTGAATATGGGGTTGGCGGCGGTATTACCTGGGACTCTACAGCAGAGGAAGAATATCAAGAGGCTCGAACAAAAGCATTACTACTTACTGAAGTCAGACCCGAATTTCAGCTACTCGAATCGATCCGACTGGAAAATGGAAGATTCGATTTGTTAGAACCTCATCTTGAAAGAATGAAGAAATCTGCTGCTTACTTTGAATTTGAAGGGAATTGGGTCTCGATTAGACAAGCACTCTTACAGCATTCAATTCAATATAGGGATGGAATCTGGAAAGTAAGAATGCTGCTGTCCAAAGACGGAAGCTTCCATATTTGTAACGAGGCTTTATATGAAATACAAGGTCCGATGGAAGCCATCTTAGCACAATTTCCGGTTTCCTCTGCAAGCCGATTCCTATACCACAAAACAACTTATCGGGCGATCTATAATGATCATTATGAGAATAGAGGACAAGTCTACGATGTACTTCTATGGAATGAAAAAAGGGAATTAACAGAGTTTACAACCGGGAATGTCGTCTTGGAAATCAACAATACGAAATTCACTCCTCCTACACATTGCGGACTTCTAGCTGGTACGCTTCGCAATGAGCTGATCCAGAGCGGATTGCTAGTAGAGAGAGTCCTTACGATTCGAGATATGATTGAGGCATCACAGATTTGGCTTATTAATAGTGTTCGCGGATGGATCTCTATTGATATTGCACAAGAAAGCCTTGATCAAGTTATTCATGAACTCAATTTTACTCTGAATTGA
- a CDS encoding anthranilate synthase component II, with the protein MLAIIDNFDSFTYNLVQYLSELGQEVNVYRNDSITLNALESLNPDYIVISPGPSNPSNAGISLEVIRYFAGKVPILGVCLGHQAIAQAFGAEVMAADQPMHGKTSLIHHESKGLFHDLPNPLTVARYHSLIVHNDVPDDIEVTATSEAGEIMALRHRKYDIEGVQFHPESIITPYGKQILNNFLYMYAVKKRAAELKYV; encoded by the coding sequence ATGCTTGCAATCATTGATAATTTTGATTCATTCACTTACAACTTAGTGCAGTATTTATCTGAACTTGGGCAAGAGGTCAACGTCTATAGAAATGATTCGATTACATTGAATGCACTAGAAAGTCTGAATCCAGATTACATTGTAATTTCTCCAGGTCCCTCAAATCCTTCTAATGCTGGTATCTCACTAGAGGTAATTCGCTATTTTGCCGGAAAAGTTCCCATACTCGGTGTGTGCCTCGGTCATCAAGCGATTGCTCAAGCTTTTGGAGCTGAAGTCATGGCTGCAGATCAACCTATGCATGGGAAGACATCCCTCATCCATCATGAGAGCAAGGGCCTGTTTCACGATCTTCCGAATCCTTTGACGGTTGCAAGATATCACTCCCTTATCGTGCATAATGATGTTCCTGATGATATAGAAGTAACGGCAACTTCTGAGGCAGGGGAGATCATGGCACTTCGGCATCGGAAATATGATATCGAAGGTGTACAGTTTCATCCTGAATCCATAATCACTCCCTACGGAAAACAAATATTAAACAACTTTCTCTATATGTACGCAGTAAAAAAACGAGCAGCAGAATTAAAGTATGTTTAA
- a CDS encoding HNH endonuclease produces MKDSVKQAKPCELCNRVVPVTTVHHLTPRELGGNYKETADLCIPCHKQIHHLYTNRELVVLGLTSIEALQADPKIRSYLKWIYKQAPTTIPRSIKSNHVRSRGR; encoded by the coding sequence GTGAAGGATTCAGTAAAACAGGCCAAACCCTGTGAACTATGCAATCGAGTTGTTCCCGTAACGACGGTGCATCATCTAACACCGCGTGAATTAGGTGGGAACTATAAGGAAACGGCTGATCTCTGTATTCCATGCCATAAGCAAATTCACCATTTATATACGAACAGGGAGCTTGTTGTTCTAGGTTTGACTTCCATTGAAGCGCTGCAGGCTGACCCGAAGATCCGTTCTTATCTAAAATGGATATACAAGCAGGCCCCAACCACGATTCCGAGATCCATTAAATCGAACCATGTCCGCAGCCGAGGGCGATAG
- a CDS encoding spore germination protein translates to MLATDELETYRISCGQMNYTLQWLSTLADDKQIKERLLPYLMAVQPATLAQLQSTTPIPGILFVTNIDAQKYLLQGHVSVIMENIVGPETPAAVIPVQKQQYRSIEEPKEEFAELGPFEAFTESLETNLYMMRRRLPIEEVCVHKIEYDNGRIKGAIVYHKDHKQEALQLEQEAQTAFENYSDSILDTSTLALAQNGLQFTLSNVNLLTEHPVQCVRRIMKGQVVLLLEGSRKGLIAPTYLSDYFQAPSDYLMALPFVMLIRAIRIFSFIMALTLLPLYVAIINFHYQMIPSKVIETLFISRYAVPFSAFFEALIMEAALLVLLEAVARLPTKLSQSAGVVAGIVLGTAAVEAKLVSNIMIVVMGASALFTLTSASIALRNSLFVYSIPALLLANFMGITGIFLFWFLLMARLLQVKSLDRPFTTFSVPALTDFFRRRF, encoded by the coding sequence ATGCTTGCGACAGATGAATTAGAAACGTATCGCATTTCATGCGGACAGATGAATTACACATTACAATGGCTGTCAACACTTGCGGACGACAAGCAGATCAAAGAGAGGCTGCTTCCTTATCTCATGGCAGTACAGCCTGCTACCCTTGCACAGCTTCAATCCACAACGCCTATTCCAGGTATATTGTTCGTAACTAACATAGATGCACAAAAATACCTCCTGCAAGGACATGTATCAGTAATCATGGAGAACATCGTGGGTCCAGAAACACCCGCAGCCGTTATCCCGGTGCAGAAGCAGCAGTACCGAAGTATTGAGGAGCCTAAGGAGGAATTTGCTGAGCTTGGACCATTTGAAGCTTTTACTGAATCACTGGAGACCAATTTGTATATGATGCGTCGTCGTTTACCCATTGAGGAAGTCTGCGTTCATAAGATTGAATATGACAACGGAAGAATAAAGGGCGCCATTGTGTATCACAAAGATCATAAACAGGAAGCACTTCAATTGGAACAAGAGGCCCAAACCGCGTTTGAAAATTATTCAGACAGTATTCTGGATACGTCAACACTTGCTCTTGCCCAGAATGGATTGCAATTTACACTAAGCAATGTGAATCTGCTTACGGAGCACCCGGTTCAATGTGTTCGCCGTATTATGAAGGGCCAGGTTGTTCTCTTGCTGGAAGGCTCGCGCAAAGGTCTGATTGCTCCAACTTATTTATCGGACTATTTCCAGGCACCTTCTGACTATTTAATGGCTCTGCCTTTCGTTATGCTGATCAGAGCGATAAGAATATTCAGCTTCATCATGGCTCTGACCCTGCTGCCTCTATATGTAGCGATCATCAATTTCCATTACCAAATGATTCCTTCTAAAGTGATCGAAACATTATTTATATCAAGGTATGCGGTACCCTTTTCTGCCTTCTTCGAAGCATTAATTATGGAAGCTGCCTTACTCGTTCTGCTAGAAGCTGTTGCCAGACTGCCTACGAAGCTCTCGCAGAGCGCCGGAGTCGTCGCCGGTATCGTGCTGGGTACGGCTGCCGTTGAAGCGAAGCTCGTCAGTAATATTATGATTGTTGTTATGGGTGCCTCCGCCTTGTTTACCCTGACCAGCGCTAGTATTGCACTTCGAAATTCGTTATTCGTATACAGTATACCTGCTCTGTTGTTGGCTAATTTCATGGGCATTACAGGTATATTCTTATTCTGGTTTTTATTAATGGCAAGACTGCTTCAAGTCAAATCGCTAGACCGCCCATTTACTACCTTTAGCGTGCCTGCTCTGACCGATTTTTTCAGAAGGAGATTTTGA